The genomic segment AAagcttaaaaataaagacacctTAACCAACCAAGaacacatgaaatataaaaacattaagtaTATAAATTTTACACAGCAATTGTATAATTTACCTTATCTGACAAGGTGTTCAAtgagacacatttaaaagacaGCACAGGAATTAGAGTTGCTTTGTGACCATGTGATGCCAGCTCCTGGAGAATCAAAATAACTCTTCAGTCAAATACAAagcatttaaaatttaagttgaATTGCCATAGAAAACTAGTTAATAGTGACTCTACCTTAATGTAGGGATCGGTTCCAGACTCTGTATCTCTTGGCTCTTTGAGAAGAAGTACATTCATCTTGATTATGACCTTAAAACACAGGATGGGAAAAGACTACAAAGGATGATTATAACAAGCTAggataaaatataaatgctgCAAGTCAGAAACTTTAAACTGCAAAAATGCTGAAGACACTAAGACAGTGGGTGTGAAGGGACTGAAAGCTAAGCTACACCCTAAAACTGTCATATGCAACCTGCTGATAATGCAGTGGAGTCGAGACGGTTATAAGATTGTGCATtaggagaaataaaaagcagtgaCGCTACAAGTTTTCATGAAATCAcaggtaaaatgtttttagcatTAATGTCATCATGTTGGTTATTGTTTACATTAGCAAGACAATGAGTGAGTTTAgctagtttagtttagtgtagCTAGAATATTCACTCTCTTCACATAACATGTCCGTTATGCCCAACGATGATAAACGACACGTTTATGTTGCTCGTTTGGTACGAAAATATGATTTATACGATggtcaaaaatacaaaatattgcACAGAACTTGTGCTACCTTGAGTTGTTCATACAGCTGAACCCCAGCCGCGACCAAAATGCATAACATTGCACAGTTGtttaaaatgctatttaaaaATCCAAGCATAAGTATAACTTATTATTTTAGcattacattattaaaaatgacgcattaataataataccatataatgaaaatacatgtttacaAGCATACGTTCGACGTTTAGCAACATTTTAAAGACCTGCCACCCCCTTTTATTAACATGGTTTATTCCATTTTGCCAAGCGGCAACAAGCCGACATTGTGGCTCTGCACGCTGCTGCGCGGCTACGCAAGACGTGTACGTTTGGAGCCGTAATGGCGGCTTCAGGGTTTAAGTTTCTTAGCTGCTTAGCTGTGAGGAGCTGAACTGTGAACTTTGCCCTGCCCACTCGCTTGACACGCGTGTTTGTAGCATGGCCTCATCTGCGAAAAGGAGAGCAGTAGGTTTGGGTGAAAATCCCGATGAAAGCGAAAACAGCTCCGATGGGAATTCAGAGGAAGATGACGATTTCGTTGAGGAGGATAGCGATGCATCAGAAGAACAGGTTAATGAGGTAAAAATAGAGTTGGTCGTTTATTGGCCTAGCTAGCCAGCTAACTTAGCTAACTTAGCTAGCGGCTAACGTTAACAGGAAGCCACATGGGCAGTGTTTACTACTGCTGTCAGACACGCTTTAAATGATATTTCTAGATGAACTTGAATATATCATGTCATAAGTAGAGCTAACCCACTAACAATAAATATAACGTTAACGTTATACTGTAATTACTTCACTCCTCAGAAGTAGTTCACGTCATAAGGTTTACTTCAAAGTAGAGTTTCTAATTCAATTTCTCAGAAAGTACATGAAGCAGCtatttattacaattacaaaattAATACTTTACATATAGACAgacttccttttttctgttgttatcAGCCTCTCTGCTTTataatgttttcacattcagGAGGTCATTGTGGATTTTGAAGCCCATGCCATTTCACACAACGACTTCAATGGTCTCAAGAAACTCTTACAGCAGGTACATTTATGTTTAGTGTCCCAATAAACAATCTCACGGGTGTTAGATGTTGGTACGGTCTTACTAAAATCACCTCTGTTGTGTTTGGATACAGCTTTTCCTGAAGGCTCATGTAAACATATCAGAAATGACAGACATCATCATTCAGCAGAACCATGTTGGAAGTGTCATCAAGGTGACTTTTATTCATAAGTTTAATGTCCTCTCAAATTTCACAGCTGACATGCTTTAAGAGTTTCACGTCTAACATATATTCACTTCTCCCTCCACTTTGTTCAGCAAGCAGAGGTGCCAGAGGACAGTGATGACGACGACCCTGATGAAGTGTTTGGCTTCATCACGATGCTCAACCTTACAGAGAGAAAGGTAACGTCACTGATGTGTGCACACCAGCCTTACGGGTTACTTGGCAATCATATGCTGTGACAGTGTAGAACATTAATACATGTTTGGAACAAGTTAATTTTAGGTCTCTCTATGTGTTTGCAGGGTGTTCAGTGTGTAGAGGAAGTGAAGGAACTCATCGTGGATCAGTGCGAGAGCAATTCCACCCACAGCATGACcgaacagctgcagcagatccTCAATGATACCAGCAAACCTGTGGGGCTCCTGCTGAGTGAGCGTTTCATCAACGTACCTCCACAGATCGCCCTCCCACTGCACAAACAGCTCCAGTGAGTTCTCCTGGATATGTGTTCACAGTACTGGTATAAACGTAGCATTGATCAGTTGCCATTGTATTTGAGAGCTAAGTGATGCTGCAACAAAGTGGTGGAGTTATACTTAATGTGAGCTGAAATTGCATCTGTACCTACAGGGTTGCTGTTGAAGTTCTGAAATTGATAAATGATTACTTATGCTTCTTCTAGCTAAACAAGTATTTGTAGTATCTCTGCTGTTTCATCGGGAAAAATCAAAGCATGCTGAATCATGGCCAAACTCAATCTTTTGATAATGTGgactacaggaaaaaaaaacctgtaatTATGCTCTCCAGGGAAGAAATCGCTGAGGCTCAAAGGACAAATAAACCCAGTGGGAGGTGTCACTATTGTCTAATGATCAGCAAGACCTGCAAAGAGGCAACCAAGAGTATCCCAGCTAGAGGAGGAGCTCCTAAAGAGGAATACATGTTTGTCAATGCAGAGGAGGAATTTTTTTATGAGGTAAACTCAAGTAAATGGCCTTATACcatgtgttttgtcttctgaccattattatgatttaatgcatttgtgtgtccaaaaaaaaaactagaactAAGtggtttaaaatatttgtatttgtgtctaAAAGTGTTTTATAAGTTGTAATCATGGTTTGTGTTCTTCTTCCAGGAAGCCATCATGAAGTTCCACTACTCGGTCCAGGAAGAGGCAGACTCATGTTTGAGCGGCAGGTGGTCATTTGATGATGTACCCATGAAGCCTTTCAGGACAGTGATGCTGATACCAGCAGACAGAATGCCT from the Anabas testudineus chromosome 19, fAnaTes1.2, whole genome shotgun sequence genome contains:
- the bccip gene encoding protein BCCIP homolog, which translates into the protein MASSAKRRAVGLGENPDESENSSDGNSEEDDDFVEEDSDASEEQVNEEVIVDFEAHAISHNDFNGLKKLLQQLFLKAHVNISEMTDIIIQQNHVGSVIKQAEVPEDSDDDDPDEVFGFITMLNLTERKGVQCVEEVKELIVDQCESNSTHSMTEQLQQILNDTSKPVGLLLSERFINVPPQIALPLHKQLQEEIAEAQRTNKPSGRCHYCLMISKTCKEATKSIPARGGAPKEEYMFVNAEEEFFYEEAIMKFHYSVQEEADSCLSGRWSFDDVPMKPFRTVMLIPADRMPAIMDKLKEYLTV